One Silene latifolia isolate original U9 population chromosome 4, ASM4854445v1, whole genome shotgun sequence DNA segment encodes these proteins:
- the LOC141652985 gene encoding tubulin-folding cofactor C-like: MEDQNDAAIQRKHQAMIERLSNRHKTRVQDKEEMDSSPSFESTDSFLARFAKLKESINSELVRIDEALESFTKKDLDSVSISISELEQLLAENSYHLPSYEVRASLKTISDLKESLENVSSKLVPRKKFSFKSKAAKQRQPIAAVQKEVQVDKGNAVSHEETRIVIDTPGFRNREGEILVENLKGKDMGEFSLLDLSSCEVRLVGRSRAIFIHGLRNCKIYAGPTLGSVLIDDVEGCVFVLASHQIRIHNARECDFYLRVRSRPIIEDSSGVRFAPYCLQYEGIDDDLKESKLDEETGNWANVDDFKWLRALQSPNWSILPETERISSVCVSTADT; encoded by the coding sequence ATGGAGGACCAGAATGATGCAGCTATCCAACGAAAGCACCAAGCAATGATTGAACGCTTGTCTAACCGCCATAAAACTCGTGTACAAGACAAGGAGGAGATGGATTCATCGCCATCATTTGAATCAACCGACTCTTTCCTAGCCCGTTTTGCCAAGCTCAAGGAATCAATTAATTCGGAACTTGTTCGTATTGATGAAGCACTGGAGTCTTTTACTAAAAAAGACCTTGATAGTGTCTCCATTTCTATTTCGGAACTTGAGCAGCTGCTTGCGGAAAACTCGTATCACTTGCCTTCTTATGAAGTTCGTGCTTCTCTCAAAACTATCTCTGACCTCAAAGAATCTCTTGAAAATGTTTCCTCAAAACTCGTTCCTAGAAAGAAGTTCTCTTTCAAAAGCAAAGCTGCAAAGCAAAGGCAGCCAATTGCTGCCGTGCAAAAAGAAGTTCAAGTGGATAAGGGCAATGCGGTTTCTCATGAGGAAACGCGCATTGTGATAGATACCCCAGGGTTTAGAAATAGAGAAggggagattttggtggagaatcTGAAGGGAAAAGATATGGGAGAGTTCTCATTGTTGGACCTCAGTTCTTGTGAGGTGAGACTGGTGGGTAGGTCAAGGGCAATTTTCATTCATGGATTAAGGAATTGTAAAATATATGCAGGACCGACACTCGGTTCAGTGTTGATTGATGACGTTGAAGGGTGTGTTTTTGTACTGGCATCACATCAGATCAGGATTCATAATGCTAGGGAGTGTGACTTCTACTTGAGGGTACGTAGCCGTCCTATAATTGAGGATAGCAGTGGGGTGAGATTTGCACCTTATTGTTTGCAGTATGAAGGGATCGACGATGATTTAAAGGAGTCAAAACTTGACGAAGAAACTGGGAATTGGGCCAATGTCGATGATTTTAAGTGGTTGCGAGCTCTGCAGTCTCCTAATTGGTCTATTCTTCCAGAAACTGAAAGGATAAGCTCTGTTTGTGTATCAACTGCTGACACCTGA